The DNA window CTGATTGATATTAAAAAAGTTTTTGCTTTGAATTTGATGTAGTTCTCATTACTAGATGACTTCTTGATGTTCttatcattttaaatatttgtggAAGACTTTGTTGAGGGAGAAACCTTTGCATCTCTTATACAGAGCAAGGATGCAGAAGTAATGTTGAAGCTTGGGAGCACTCCGGATAAGCGTGAACAGTATCGACTCATGAGGGATGCAATGGAGAAGAGATTTATTACAGTTGCTCGTGGTTCCATCATCGGTGGAATTCGACTGGGGATGTTCACTGCTGCCTTTTACGGTTTGCAGAATCTTCTTGCTGAGAAACGAGGTGTAATTGATGTTTATAATGTAGTTGGAGCTGGTTCTGCTACTGCTTCTACGTTTGGTTTAATCTGTGAGTATCACAACTTATTAAGGAATCCAGAAATTTTCTTTTCCTCTTcgtaaaataataatttttccaTCTCTCTCCCTTCATGTTATAGTGCCTGGTTCCTTCCGTTGGCGCTTAAGGAATGCAATGGTGGGCTCACTTTTGGGTGCAGCTATCTGCTTTCCACTCGGTAAAATATACATCCATCTTCTACTATTGATGAACAAACCTTTATCTACTGACCTCTTCTCTGCAACCAAAAACCTTTACATCTGAAATTGAGATCAATCGTCCCACTTGGTAAGAAGATTGAACTCAATTTCTCTGCAACCATAAACCTTTACATCTGAAATTGAGTTCAATCTTCCCACTTGGTAAGAAGATTGAACTCGATTTCCAAAACTGGAACTTGTGAAGATAAAAGTGGAAACTTTAACTGGATCAAACGACCATGTAGATATAACGTTGAATACAAGCAAACCAAGAATCAGACTGATGGAAGTGCTTCTTTTCAGGTTGGCTTCATTTGAAGCTTGTGGCGAAAGCAAATGGAGGGAAATTGACTACTAGGAACGAGGAAGCGAAAAGCGGTATTGCTGCTGCCGTTGAGAGGCTTGAAGGTAACTTAGAAAAGAGGGCCTGATTGTCTTGCAACGCCCTGATGTTAGCAGCGGTGCTCGTGAGTGCCCACGTGGATGGTTTTTGCTTTATCCTAGAAGCAAGGTGGCTAATTTTGACGTTTTGTCGAACACTCCTTTCCGGGTAAATGATGCCAAATTTTCTGATAAATGAATGCAAAATcctaaatttcataaatgaatgCAAAATCCCAAGCCCATATTATTCATGACTTCTTCAGCTTTACGCCCCCCTTGTTCACTCCGTCTCATCTTTGCTCGATGTAGCCGACTTTATGCATAACACTTGTCATTCACTTCGTCTAATCTTTGCTCGTCGGCGTGACCAACTTTATGCATAACACGGGCCACCTTTCGGGATGGCTGATGCTCGGCATTGCTGGACTAGTGAAAAAAAGGACCTGTTCACTAGCAAGAAAAATTCAGATACTGAACAGAAAATGCAGAATTTTGAAATCATGAATAAGTTTCCTGCTCTTGAAATGTGgaatttgaaataaaaagaTGGATTACAAAACTTTATAAACTCATTAAAGGCTAAAGAAGTGGTAAGCAAATAAagaatatcccacatcggataaACCAAAGACCAAATATAATAGAATTCACGTATAAAACATAGGCTTGTCAAAGCTTTTGTTTTTATCTTTGCGCTTGGGGCAATGACACAGCTAGTGAGGTTCTAACCGAGGCGCGTCTATTGCTGGTTGAAAACTATTTCCAAACCCCCTCTTCGGCCTGGGCTTGAATCAGGCTGTCGAGAATTTCTGGAAGGGCTCCCCTTTTGGGGCAAAGCTCTACAAAACTAACTCTTAATATTTTTTGGTGAATGATATATAAACCATGATAAATCATTTAGTAAATGCGTACAACTGGTAATAAGTTGTTTCATTGTTACTGAAGGTGCACCATTGATGCCCTCCATTCCTCAATATCAGCTGCTTTCTCATGATCCAAACTTGGAAGACGATGCTGCTGCAGAAGTTCAAGAATCTCTCGACTCTCGCCAAGAAGAACAGCTGCTCGTCTCACATTCTCTTGCCTGTCTTTGGTTGCATCGTTGTGACACTTGAAGATTATGACATGAGCTAAGTTGGTGAGACAGGCCGCCAGTATGTCCGAGATCATCACACACAGCTTCTCAAAGAGAACTTTATCCGTTCGATGTATGTTGTCTTTGTTGTCCAACAAGATGGTttgagtgattctgtacatCGAGTTAGCAGCTATGACTTTGCTCGGCCAATTCAGAGGGTTCTCCATCATAATATCTTCAATCCTAGTTGTGAAATCTTTAACTGTCTTTTCTCCAAGATTGGATAGCTTTTGCAGTGTCTCTTTGTAAGTTTCATCTCCCATATTTGTATTCTGCAGATCCTTATCCTGCCATTTCCTGTAGAGTTCGACACCTACCCACACCGCGTCTGCTGCATTCTTCACGTGTTCCATGTCTCCGGTTCTATCAAGAGTTCCATCGACAAGCTTGACAAGGGACAAGCCTTCACCAACACCACTCACTAGCTTATTAGCCTCATGAGCGGGTATGTTAGGAAGCGCGACTGCAATGCTTGTCAAGCTCACCAGTGGCAGAGACCAGCAGTTCTTGGGTTCTTGAAGATATAAGCTTGGAACTTCATACCTGTCAAATTCTTTCACCCCATTGAAGCTCACAGATTTGTTAAGCAGCCTCCTTAGATTCTTGCATTGCTTCATCTCACCTCTTTCAATCAACTTATCCAACTC is part of the Salvia splendens isolate huo1 chromosome 22, SspV2, whole genome shotgun sequence genome and encodes:
- the LOC121787797 gene encoding uncharacterized protein LOC121787797, which encodes MAAIFVSAATAAARRRIGVGGVVMCGGRCGSPASSASVVSASTPARYVFEVILDSWMFFMGLVMVLSNFDILVVLGRIGKELDLRPYVLLLEGEAQLPERIMRNICNELDKLIERGEMKQCKNLRRLLNKSVSFNGVKEFDRYEVPSLYLQEPKNCWSLPLVSLTSIAVALPNIPAHEANKLVSGVGEGLSLVKLVDGTLDRTGDMEHVKNAADAVWVGVELYRKWQDKDLQNTNMGDETYKETLQKLSNLGEKTVKDFTTRIEDIMMENPLNWPSKVIAANSMYRITQTILLDNKDNIHRTDKVLFEKLCVMISDILAACLTNLAHVIIFKCHNDATKDRQENVRRAAVLLGESREILELLQQHRLPSLDHEKAADIEEWRASMVHLQ
- the LOC121785915 gene encoding uncharacterized protein LOC121785915 — translated: MEAPEKQEEIVSDRTGKLAGTVNWGTATVVGVFAGMLYGGSKAASESVSKDAEVMLKLGSTPDKREQYRLMRDAMEKRFITVARGSIIGGIRLGMFTAAFYGLQNLLAEKRGVIDVYNVVGAGSATASTFGLILPGSFRWRLRNAMVGSLLGAAICFPLGWLHLKLVAKANGGKLTTRNEEAKSGIAAAVERLEGNLEKRA